A stretch of DNA from Calditrichota bacterium:
CGCCGAGGTCGGCCACCGTGCCGTCCGGGTCGCGGGGCCCAGCAGGATCCCCAGCGTCGATACAAGGCGAACCCGGGGCGAGATGGTAGTCGAACGGACTGCCCCCGACGAAGCGCGGATCTGCTGCAATGGCGCCCTCACCAGGGGCACAGCCGAAGTAGTCGCCTCCGACGTTTTGCCAGAGGTCATTGTACCGGCAACTGAGCTCGCCCGTCGTCCAGACGCCGTAGCCGCGACTTCTGGCGATGATGTTATTGAAAACCTCCGCCACGGAAGCAATTGCGACAACCCCATAGCCACAACGGTCTACGGTGTTGTTCATCACGGTTGTCGCAGGACAGCCGGTTAGGAGGACCGCGGCCGAGTCGCACCCCACAAATAGATTGCGGCGAATGTCGCCCCGGCTCCCTGTCAACGCCATGCCTAAGAGCAAGTTCTCGAGGCGGCTGCCGGACAGGGTAATGTCCCCCCCTCGCGCATTCACGCCTGTGGCACTACCGCCGTTCGCGCGGATAACAGCGTCCTCAATGCTGAGGCCGGTCGCCGAATCACCCACCACCCCTATGCCCAGGGTAGGAACGACCACTTCCACGTTGTTCAAGCGCATGTGGTGGGCACCCTCTGCCTGTACGGCCGTGCCCCCCGCGGCATTGTTGACAATTGTCAGCGCGGAGAGAACTGCGCCCTCGGCTCCGCGCACGGTTGGGGCAGGATCGGCAGCCAGGAGGACGGTCTTTCCGGGCCCGTCGCCCTGCAGCGTCACACCCTGCTCTAGCTGCACGTGCTCTACGTACACCCCACTGTGCACCAGGACGACCATGCCTGGCTCTGCTGCATGGACCGCTGCCTGGACGGAGGGATAGTCCTGGGGCACCTCGAGATGGGTGACCACGCTGATCGGCACGCCAAAGACGGCGTCGTACACATCCCCCCAGCTGGTGTCGTAGCCCAGCGCGTCCTCGCCAAGGGTGTACGCCAGCTGGTAGTCGCCGGTCCGCGGGCCCACCTGCAGCATGCACACCACCGTGGCGTCGATGCGCTCTTCGTTGGCCAAGAAGCCACGCGGGGTCAAGAAGCCAACCCACTTATAGTCAGGCCCACTGGGGTGCACGACCTCGCACGAGTCGGCCCAGTACTGGCTGGGGAGAAACTCGCCGCTCCCGTACTTCTGGCTCTGGTAAGTAGCACCCAGGGGTTGCCAATCATTCGGCACCAGGACCGTGACAAAGACCGCGTGTGGATTGGGGTCCGTCCCTTGGCTGTGAATCTCCAAGGTCACCGTCAGTGTGTCACCTGGGGCGGCCATGCGTGGCTGGTGAACCTGGTCGATCTCCAAGCAGGAGCTCAGCAGGGCCAGCCCAGCCGACAGGGTGATGGCAAGATAGAGGCGCCGGCGACGCGTGCTAGGCAGTAAGGCCATATTCCTCCCCAGCGAAGAGCTCTCGATAGGCAGCAAACCCATGTTCTGTCGCCTTGCTTTCCCTATCGCAAGCAGCCAGCTCATCCTCTATTCTGCTCAGCCAATCAACTTCGCGGGTAGGGAGTTGCAGGGCGCCGCTGTGTAGTGCTTCGCGTATGAGGGCGCACCCGGCCAGCCCTGCCTGACGCGTGCGCTGAAAGTCGTCCTCCTCAGCGACAATGGCGCGGGCGATGGCCACCGCACTCTCTGGTGCCACCATCAGCGCGTGCACGCTGCGTCCCACGTCCGAGTCGACCAGCAGCCTCTGCAGCACCTTCTCCTGCTTGGCCGCCAGCGCCTGATTGAAAAGCCGGCAGTCGTAGACGAGCACCTCCGTGAACACCTCAGGGGCCGAACCCGAGAGCAACCTCACGTTCTGCACCGATTCGTTGCTCCACAGGTCGCACACCGCCGCAGCCACATTGCCCATGTGGCTGAAGTGAGCGCAGGCCGAGCTCTTCCCCTCCATGGAGATGGGCAGGCCAGTGATGGCTTTCATCACTGGTCCTTCGTAGGCACAGTCTTTGGACGGCCCTACTGCACCCTGCTCGAACGCCACCAGCGAGCGCACGGCCGACATGGCGCGCACCACCGCGGCCAGCACCGCGGGCAGGTAGTGGCGGTCCGCAAGCACCATCGCCGTATTGGCAAAGCCGCAGGCAGTATCTCCAGCAGGAATAGTGCCCGTCTCTTGGGCGATCCGGACAATTTCACCCCACAAGAAGTGCATGTCGCGTGGGGCCAACACACCGAGGGCGAAGAGAATCCAGACCACATCCCCTTCCAACAAGGCGCGGTCGTGCACCTCCTTGCCCCCTGTCGATTCAATGGATAGCATATGTGCCCCTGCCCGGGCGTTGTCCATAAAGGAGCGCAGCATGGTCTCTGTCGCCCGCCCGCTGCGCATGCGCGGCGGCCGGAGCTCATCGCGGATGTCGCACACGGTCACGCGCAAGGCCGAGCGCAGGCCGTGCGTGCGAAAAGACTCTTCCATCAACTCCAGGGTCTGCCTGGTGATCGCCACGCCAATTTCCACCTGGCCGGTCATCTGCGGAGCGTGCTCAAACTCGAGCACCACGCCCGGCGCCCCAAGAATCTGCGCACGCGACAGAACGCTGGTCACCATCTCGCGGTACTGCTCCAGAATTGCCGGAAGCTTGTCGGGCGCCACCTCCATGGGCGGCAACGTGTAGTTGACCTCCGGGTACACTTCTCCCGCTCCTATGACCAAGTTAAAGCCGCATCGCAGCGGGTGGAGCGCCCGCCCAAACATCATGTCCCCAGCTCCCTCGTAGCTCAGCTTCTTGTAGCGTTGCATCGTCAATTCTTCCTTGGCGGTTTCACAGTACAGACCGACCCAAGTGCGCACACCGGCTGGCTGCCCTTTTTCCCAGGTGGGCAGAGGCAAACGGTGATGACCAAGTCTCTTACCAAAGATTCAGTTGCCAGGACACCCCGAAGCGGTCGTTCACCCAGGCAAACCTCCGGCTAAAGCCATAGTTGTCTAAGGGCATGAGTACCGCACCGCCCGCAGACAGGGCCTCGAAATACCGCTGCAATTGTTGTTCATCCTCACACTCAACAAACAGAGAGAACGCAGGGGTGAAGCTAAACTCATGTTTGATGGGCGAGTCGATACACAAGAAGCGCTGGCCTTGCAGGACGAACTCTGCCAGCTTGACGGTGCCCTCGGGGCCTCCGTCACCCGCGCCGTAGCGCTCGATGCGCGTGATGCGTGACTGTGGGAAGAGCCCTGTGTAGAACTGCATCGCCTCCTCGGCGCGACCCTCGAACATGAGAAACGGCGTGACCGTCTTTGCCATGTCATTCTCCGTACCAGTCTTGCTCACTTCTTCTTGAGGCGCTTGCCCACCTCCCACGCCTTCGCCAAGGGCTCGCCTAAGGTCCAGTAGCGGTTGTCAGGCATGGTAAGGGCAAACGGCTTAATCTCGTGCACGTCCAGCTTGCCGCGCTTCACACAGCGCCGCTCCGCATAGCTCCCCACGATCTCGCCAATGTAGAGGACGTCGCCCGGGAGCTCGACCTTTTTCACCACGCGGCACTCGAGGCAGAGCGGACATTCGTCCACCATGGGTACCCCTGTGACTTCTCCGTAGAATAGCGCAAACAGCGAGCCCTTGTCCCGCTCGCGACCGGATACCATGCCACAAAAGTCGACCTTCTCGACCAGCTCGACGCTTGGTACATTGATGCTGAACGCCCCAGTTCCTTCGATGCCAGGATTGGTGTAGTGGTCGGCACCGAGAGCGATGCCAACCATCGGCGGATCATAGTTCACACGGCTCACCCAGGCCACGGTGAGAAAGTTTGGCCGCCCTCCCACCATGGCGCCTACCAGGACCACCGGCATCGGGTACATGCTGACGTCGTTGCCAATGCGCACCTTAGCCATTTCCTTCCCTCCTCTGCGGCAGGACAGAAACACGCAGGAAACGGGGATAGTAGATCCCCTCATCGTGATAACAGTCCTCCAGCTTCCGCGAGTTGACTGCATAACTGACCACCAGCTCCGCGGGGCTACTTGCCAACTCGGGATGTGCCTTGGCGGCATAGCAGAAGTAACGGCGATTCGCTAAGGCTTCCGGACAGACGTACACGGTGCAGGCCTCCGAAAAAGGGCCGTAGGGTGTTTCCGCCACGCGGACCTGAATTGGGTTACCACGCCGCCATGAGGCTGCCAGGAGCACGAATTTGCCCAGCTCGGGCAGATAGCTCACCGAGAACTCTGTGGCCCCTTTGTGCAGCACTGGGCGTGCGGCGGCAGGGTTCTTGTACCACCTGCCATGCTCGCCGTCCAGGTACTCCCATCTTTCAGGCTCAACGAGCCTATGGGCGTCCTCCAAGGGCGCCCTCGCCACCAGTGTCCACACCTCCTTGAACCAGCTGCGGAAATGGCGCCGGAATCCGTAGATGTACAGGTACCCCTGGTCTGCCAAGAGCCAGGAGCCAAAGGTTCCTGTCTTCTCCGACCAGGGGAGTTGCCGCAGCGTTATTTCCCACCGGTGAGGCTCCTCGTCGGGATTGGGCACCCAGTAGACTTCGTGGCCGACGAGGCGGAAGCCGGTTACCTGATTCGGGTCTACGGTGACCACGCGCACTGCCAGCACCGCCAGTGCCTCGCCAATGCGCACGGCGCTCAGCGGCCAGCTTCGCCCTGGCAGCTCAGGCGAAGAGAAGAAAGCAGTCGGGCCACGCCCTCCCCCCTCTTTCCACCAAAAGCGCACCTCGTGGCCGCGCTGGATGGCGATGGTATTGGCCACGATATGCGAGCCGGCGCGCGAGCGTGCCTCCGGATCCGAGCTGACAAACGAATCCCCAAACAACCAGAGGATGCGCCCATCGTTCAACGGCGTGCTGAAGGCGCAGTCGCCACCCAGCCAGCCGTTCGTGCCTTCGCGAAAGAGGCGTTCCAACTCTGGCATGCGTTCCACCGTGGTGGTGAGCGCCAGACCCTTGCTCACGTGCGCCCTCCCCTGCCCGCCGGCGTGATGGGGTAGTGGCGCACCCTGATGGCGGCGTCATAGGCGGCGACCACGTTTTCGGGCGGCACATTGGCCTGCACGTTGTGCACCTGGGTGAAGACATACCCCCCTCCCGGCGCAAAGATGCGTATCCTCTCTTCCACCGCCGCGGCAATCTCCTCAGGCCTGCCTTCGGGGAGCAAATGCTGCGTATCGATACCGCCACCCCAGAAGGTGATCCGACCTCCAAATTCGCGCTTCAGGCGCGCAGGGTCCATGTCAGCCGCCGAAGTCTGCACCGGGTTGAGGACCTCCACCCCGGCGTCGATCAGGTCGGGGATCAGCGCATAGATGGAACCACAGCTATGCAGGAACACGTGCACCTTGGAGTGCTGCCGCACATACTGGTAGATGGCCTTGTGTCGCGGCTTGATGAGCTCGCGGTACATGTCCGGCGAGAGCTGCGGGCCCTTCTGCGTACCCAGGTCGTCGCCCATCTGGATGAGCTGAATGTAGTCGCCCACCGCCTGCAGGTAAGCCTCCAAGTTCTTGAGGTGGACTTCCACCAACGTGTCCATCAGGTCTTCTGCGAAGGCACGGTTGCCGGCCAGGTCCATCATGAAGGTATCCCACCCGCGCAGCGACTGCCCCAACTCCAAGATGTTTCCGCCGAATCCGCCCATAATCGCGTAATCGGTCTCATGGTACAGGAACCTCGCTTGGTCCTGTAGGACGCGGAGTATCTCGTCGGTGAGCATGGGCCAGGCATAGGCTTTGATGTCACGGCTGGAGGTGGCGTGCGCCAGGGGCGGATTGCACGATTCGAAATAGAGCACCCCCTCGGGCATGCGCGCCGCAACACGAGCGCCGTCCATCAGCACCCATTGGCCGTTCCTCCGCACCGGGTAACAACTGCGGTGCACCTGTGCTGGACTCCCATCCGGCAGGGGCCAATCCAGCCAGTCCTCGGGGTGCCGGCCCATGGTGTTGGCCAGGTCCACCACATCCACCTGAAAGCGCTCCAGGATGGCCGGTTCCGGCTCGGCCAACTGCTGCGGCACATCGTACACGCGGGTGTAGCCGCCTGAGAGCCCAAGGTAGGCCTTCAAGCGATTGTAGGCTATGGCCATGATGCCGGTAGAGCGCATCGCACCAAAGTCGATGGGCACCTTGTCCGGCTCTTCGTGGCGCAACGTCTTCAGCACCCGTTCACGCGAGGTCATGCGTGCTCACCTCCTCTGTGTTGAACCCGGCTACCCCTTGATGCCGGTCATCATCAGGCCTTGCACAAAGTAACGCTGGAACAGGAAGAAGATCACCACCACGGGGATAAGAAGCAACACCGAAGCGGCCATCAGCATTCCGTACTCTGTGGTGTGCTGGCCAACCAGCATGGCCAGACCCAGTGCAAGGGTCCCTTTTGACTTGCTCGACAGGAAAATCAACGGCCCAAGAAAGTCGTTCCACTGCATCATGAAGACGAGAATGGCAATGGTCGCCACCGCCGGCTTGGAAAGAGGCAGGATGATGCTCCAGTAGATGCGAAACTCCGAACAGCCGTCAATCCGCGCGGCATCTGACAGCTCCTGGGGGATGGTCAGAAAGAACTGCCGCATCAGGAAAATGTTGAATGCGCCACCGCCGAGGAACAGCGGTACCACCAGCGGCTTGAAGCTATCCAGCCAGCCGATGTGCTTGTACAGCACAAACACCGGAACCATCGTCACTTGGGCGGGCAGCATCATGGTGCCGATGATGAACAAGAAAAGCGAGTCACGCCCCTTCCACCTCAGGCGCGCGAAGGCGTATGCCACCAAGGAGCTCGACAACACGACACCAATGATGCTCATCACCGTGATGAACGTGGTGTTGAATAGGTAGCGCAGAAAGGGCATGGTGGTCAGCACGTCGCGATAGTTCTGCCAGTGCACCGGTTTCGGAATCCAGCGCGGCGGGTAGGTGAAGATCTGCTCGCTGCCCTTCAGCGAAGTGGACAGCATCCAGAAGAACGGCAACAGGAAGACCACCGCCAACACACTCAGGTAGAGGTAGACAATCGCCTTCTTGCAAGGGATGCGCAGTCTTGTTGGCCTCATACTAATTGCTCCGCGCCTCATGCCTCATAGTACACCCACTTCTTGCTGAGGCGGAACTGGACGATAGTGATGGCCAGCGTCATCAGCAGCAGCAACCACGCCAATGCCGACGCATAACCCATCTGAAAGTCGTCGAAGGCCTTGATGTACAGGTACAGGTTGTAAAACAGGGTCGAGTTGAGCGGGCCGCCCTGGGTCATGACATAGGCCTCCGTAAAAATCTGGAACGAAAACATGACTTCGATGATCAGCCACAAGAAAAGCACCGGCGAGATCAGCGGCAAGGTCACATGGGTGAACTGCCGCCACTTGCCGCCGCCGTCGATGGCCACCGATTCGTACAACTGCGTGGGGATGCCTTGCAGCGCCGCCAAGAACACCAGCATCCTGCCACCGCCGATGGACCACAGGCTCATCAGGACCAGCGCAGGCTTTGCCCAGGTGGTGCTCCCCAACCAGGACGGCCCCTGGATACCCACCATCTCCAGCAGCGCGTTGAGGATGCCGTACTGGGGGTTAAAGATCCACATCCAGATTGCGGAAATGGCCACCCCGGAAACCACCGACGGCAAGAAATACGCGGTGCGAAACAGTCGGATGCCGCGCACCGACTGGTTGACAAGCACGGCCAACAGCAGCGAACCGGCGATGTTGAGAGGCACGCGCAGCACGGTGTAGAAGAGCGTGTTGTAGATCGCTTTCCAGAAATAAGGGTCATGGCAAAGCAGGTCACGGTAGTTGCGCAGCCCGATGAACTTGGGCACGCGCAGCACATCGTACTGGCACAGGCTGTAGTAGATGG
This window harbors:
- a CDS encoding VOC family protein, translating into MAKTVTPFLMFEGRAEEAMQFYTGLFPQSRITRIERYGAGDGGPEGTVKLAEFVLQGQRFLCIDSPIKHEFSFTPAFSLFVECEDEQQLQRYFEALSAGGAVLMPLDNYGFSRRFAWVNDRFGVSWQLNLW
- a CDS encoding flavin reductase family protein, translated to MAKVRIGNDVSMYPMPVVLVGAMVGGRPNFLTVAWVSRVNYDPPMVGIALGADHYTNPGIEGTGAFSINVPSVELVEKVDFCGMVSGRERDKGSLFALFYGEVTGVPMVDECPLCLECRVVKKVELPGDVLYIGEIVGSYAERRCVKRGKLDVHEIKPFALTMPDNRYWTLGEPLAKAWEVGKRLKKK
- a CDS encoding DUF4185 domain-containing protein, with translation MSKGLALTTTVERMPELERLFREGTNGWLGGDCAFSTPLNDGRILWLFGDSFVSSDPEARSRAGSHIVANTIAIQRGHEVRFWWKEGGGRGPTAFFSSPELPGRSWPLSAVRIGEALAVLAVRVVTVDPNQVTGFRLVGHEVYWVPNPDEEPHRWEITLRQLPWSEKTGTFGSWLLADQGYLYIYGFRRHFRSWFKEVWTLVARAPLEDAHRLVEPERWEYLDGEHGRWYKNPAAARPVLHKGATEFSVSYLPELGKFVLLAASWRRGNPIQVRVAETPYGPFSEACTVYVCPEALANRRYFCYAAKAHPELASSPAELVVSYAVNSRKLEDCYHDEGIYYPRFLRVSVLPQRREGNG
- a CDS encoding methyltransferase, translated to MTSRERVLKTLRHEEPDKVPIDFGAMRSTGIMAIAYNRLKAYLGLSGGYTRVYDVPQQLAEPEPAILERFQVDVVDLANTMGRHPEDWLDWPLPDGSPAQVHRSCYPVRRNGQWVLMDGARVAARMPEGVLYFESCNPPLAHATSSRDIKAYAWPMLTDEILRVLQDQARFLYHETDYAIMGGFGGNILELGQSLRGWDTFMMDLAGNRAFAEDLMDTLVEVHLKNLEAYLQAVGDYIQLIQMGDDLGTQKGPQLSPDMYRELIKPRHKAIYQYVRQHSKVHVFLHSCGSIYALIPDLIDAGVEVLNPVQTSAADMDPARLKREFGGRITFWGGGIDTQHLLPEGRPEEIAAAVEERIRIFAPGGGYVFTQVHNVQANVPPENVVAAYDAAIRVRHYPITPAGRGGRT
- a CDS encoding carbohydrate ABC transporter permease, giving the protein MRPTRLRIPCKKAIVYLYLSVLAVVFLLPFFWMLSTSLKGSEQIFTYPPRWIPKPVHWQNYRDVLTTMPFLRYLFNTTFITVMSIIGVVLSSSLVAYAFARLRWKGRDSLFLFIIGTMMLPAQVTMVPVFVLYKHIGWLDSFKPLVVPLFLGGGAFNIFLMRQFFLTIPQELSDAARIDGCSEFRIYWSIILPLSKPAVATIAILVFMMQWNDFLGPLIFLSSKSKGTLALGLAMLVGQHTTEYGMLMAASVLLLIPVVVIFFLFQRYFVQGLMMTGIKG
- a CDS encoding sugar ABC transporter permease, which produces MTRTEHSQSWLSRLRHSQAALAYLFISPWVIGFVVFGLYPFAASIYYSLCQYDVLRVPKFIGLRNYRDLLCHDPYFWKAIYNTLFYTVLRVPLNIAGSLLLAVLVNQSVRGIRLFRTAYFLPSVVSGVAISAIWMWIFNPQYGILNALLEMVGIQGPSWLGSTTWAKPALVLMSLWSIGGGRMLVFLAALQGIPTQLYESVAIDGGGKWRQFTHVTLPLISPVLFLWLIIEVMFSFQIFTEAYVMTQGGPLNSTLFYNLYLYIKAFDDFQMGYASALAWLLLLMTLAITIVQFRLSKKWVYYEA